A genomic segment from Saimiri boliviensis isolate mSaiBol1 chromosome 14, mSaiBol1.pri, whole genome shotgun sequence encodes:
- the SLC7A9 gene encoding B(0,+)-type amino acid transporter 1 isoform X4: MLRPRDPACVCSIPRVAACSWEPLVPCDLTPSPASSQLGLISGISIIVGTIIGSGIFISPKSVLSNTEAVGPCLIIWAACGVLSTLGALCYAELGTMITKSGGEYPYLMEAYGPIPAYLFSWASLIVMKPSSFAIICLSFSEYVCSPFYPGCKPPEIVVKCLAAAAILFITTVNSLSVRLGSYVQNIFTAAKLVIVAIIIISGLVLLAQGNTKNFENSFEGAQLSVGAISLAFYNGLWAYDGWNQLNYITEELQNPYRNLPLAIVIGIPLVMACYILMNVSYFTVMTTTELLQSPAVAVTFGDRVLYPASWVVPLFVAFSTIGAANGTCFTAGRLIYVAGREGHMLKVLSYISVKRLTPAPAIIFYGVIATIYIIPGDINSLVNYFSFASWLFYGMTFLGLIVMRFKKKDLERPIKVPIVIPVLVTLISVFLVLAPIISKPEWEYLYCVLFILSGLIFYFLFVYFKFGWAQKISKPITMHLQMLMEVVPPEEEPE; encoded by the exons CTGGGCCTCATCAGTGGCATCTCCATCATCGTGGGCACCATCATCGGCTCCGGGATCTTCATCTCCCCCAAGTCTGTGCTCAGCAACACGGAAGCCGTGGGGCCCTGCCTCATCATATGGGCGGCTTGCGGGGTCCTCTCGACGCTGG GTGCCCTGTGCTATGCAGAGCTTGGCACGATGATCACCAAGTCTGGGGGTGAGTACCCCTACCTGATGGAGGCCTACGGGCCCATCCCCGCCTACCTCTTCTCCTGGGCCAGCCTGATCGTCATGAAGCCCTCGTCCTTTGCCATTATTTGCCTCAGCTTCTCCGAGTACGTGTGCTCGCCCTTCTACCCAGGCTGCAAGCCTCCTGAAATTGTTGTGAAATGCCTGGCTGCTGCTGCCATCT TATTCATCACGACGGTGAACTCACTGAGCGTGCGGCTGGGAAGCTATGTCCAGAACATCTTCACTGCAGCCAAGCTGGTGATCGtggccatcatcatcatcagcgGGCTCGTGCTCCTGGCCCAAG GAAACACAAAGAATTTTGAGAATTCTTTCGAGGGCGCCCAGCTGTCTGTGGGAGCCATCAGTCTGGCATTTTACAATGGACTCTGGGCCTACGATGGATG GAATCAACTGAATTACATCACAGAAGAACTGCAAAACCCTTACAG AAACCTGCCCTTGGCCATTGTCATTGGGATCCCCCTGGTGATGGCATGCTACATCCTCATGAACGTGTCCTACTTCACCGTGATGACCACCACCGAGCTCCTGCAGTCCCCGGCCGTGGCTGTG ACATTTGGTGACCGTGTTCTCTATCCAGCTTCTTGGGTCGTTCCACTTTTTGTGGCATTTTCAACCATCGGTGCTGCTAATGGGACCTGCTTCACAGCGGGCAG ACTCATTTACGTGGCGGGCCGGGAGGGCCACATGCTCAAAGTGCTTTCTTACATCAGTGTCAAGCGCCTCACTCCAGCCCCTGCCATCATCTTTTAC GGTGTCATAGCAACTATTTATATCATCCCTGGTGACATAAACTCGTTAGTCAATTATTTCAGCTTTGCTTCGTGGCTCTTTTATGGCATGACGTTTCTAGGACTCATTGTgatgagatttaaaaagaaagacctgGAAAGGCCGATCAAG GTGCCCATAGTCATCCCTGTCCTGGTGACGCTCATCTCCGTGTTTTTGGTTCTGGCTCCGATCATCAGCAAACCCGAGTGGGAGTACCTCTACTGTGTGCTGTTTATCCTGAGCGGCCTTATATTTTACTTCCTGTTTGTCTACTTCAAGTTTGGATGGGCTCAGAAAATCTCAA AGCCGATTACCATGCACCTTCAGATGCTCATGGAAGTGGTCCCACCGGAGGAAGAACCTGAGTAA
- the SLC7A9 gene encoding B(0,+)-type amino acid transporter 1 isoform X5: MGETGLRKRREDEKSIQSQEPKTTSLQKELGLISGISIIVGTIIGSGIFISPKSVLSNTEAVGPCLIIWAACGVLSTLGALCYAELGTMITKSGGEYPYLMEAYGPIPAYLFSWASLIVMKPSSFAIICLSFSEYVCSPFYPGCKPPEIVVKCLAAAAILFITTVNSLSVRLGSYVQNIFTAAKLVIVAIIIISGLVLLAQGNTKNFENSFEGAQLSVGAISLAFYNGLWAYDGWNQLNYITEELQNPYRNLPLAIVIGIPLVMACYILMNVSYFTVMTTTELLQSPAVAVTFGDRVLYPASWVVPLFVAFSTIGAANGTCFTAGRLIYVAGREGHMLKVLSYISVKRLTPAPAIIFYGVIATIYIIPGDINSLVNYFSFASWLFYGMTFLGLIVMRFKKKDLERPIKVPIVIPVLVTLISVFLVLAPIISKPEWEYLYCVLFILSGLIFYFLFVYFKFGWAQKISKPITMHLQMLMEVVPPEEEPE; this comes from the exons CTGGGCCTCATCAGTGGCATCTCCATCATCGTGGGCACCATCATCGGCTCCGGGATCTTCATCTCCCCCAAGTCTGTGCTCAGCAACACGGAAGCCGTGGGGCCCTGCCTCATCATATGGGCGGCTTGCGGGGTCCTCTCGACGCTGG GTGCCCTGTGCTATGCAGAGCTTGGCACGATGATCACCAAGTCTGGGGGTGAGTACCCCTACCTGATGGAGGCCTACGGGCCCATCCCCGCCTACCTCTTCTCCTGGGCCAGCCTGATCGTCATGAAGCCCTCGTCCTTTGCCATTATTTGCCTCAGCTTCTCCGAGTACGTGTGCTCGCCCTTCTACCCAGGCTGCAAGCCTCCTGAAATTGTTGTGAAATGCCTGGCTGCTGCTGCCATCT TATTCATCACGACGGTGAACTCACTGAGCGTGCGGCTGGGAAGCTATGTCCAGAACATCTTCACTGCAGCCAAGCTGGTGATCGtggccatcatcatcatcagcgGGCTCGTGCTCCTGGCCCAAG GAAACACAAAGAATTTTGAGAATTCTTTCGAGGGCGCCCAGCTGTCTGTGGGAGCCATCAGTCTGGCATTTTACAATGGACTCTGGGCCTACGATGGATG GAATCAACTGAATTACATCACAGAAGAACTGCAAAACCCTTACAG AAACCTGCCCTTGGCCATTGTCATTGGGATCCCCCTGGTGATGGCATGCTACATCCTCATGAACGTGTCCTACTTCACCGTGATGACCACCACCGAGCTCCTGCAGTCCCCGGCCGTGGCTGTG ACATTTGGTGACCGTGTTCTCTATCCAGCTTCTTGGGTCGTTCCACTTTTTGTGGCATTTTCAACCATCGGTGCTGCTAATGGGACCTGCTTCACAGCGGGCAG ACTCATTTACGTGGCGGGCCGGGAGGGCCACATGCTCAAAGTGCTTTCTTACATCAGTGTCAAGCGCCTCACTCCAGCCCCTGCCATCATCTTTTAC GGTGTCATAGCAACTATTTATATCATCCCTGGTGACATAAACTCGTTAGTCAATTATTTCAGCTTTGCTTCGTGGCTCTTTTATGGCATGACGTTTCTAGGACTCATTGTgatgagatttaaaaagaaagacctgGAAAGGCCGATCAAG GTGCCCATAGTCATCCCTGTCCTGGTGACGCTCATCTCCGTGTTTTTGGTTCTGGCTCCGATCATCAGCAAACCCGAGTGGGAGTACCTCTACTGTGTGCTGTTTATCCTGAGCGGCCTTATATTTTACTTCCTGTTTGTCTACTTCAAGTTTGGATGGGCTCAGAAAATCTCAA AGCCGATTACCATGCACCTTCAGATGCTCATGGAAGTGGTCCCACCGGAGGAAGAACCTGAGTAA
- the SLC7A9 gene encoding B(0,+)-type amino acid transporter 1 isoform X2 yields MRSPSRAKSPRPPVSKRSWASSVASPSSWAPSSAPGSSSPPSLCSATRKPWGPASSYGRLAGSSRRWVKRRGSLVGHTRQVLSVPALALPGSLSALVWQTGVNQAGLNVQRLELRAIWQGHTMVALHMNTAPRGNTAPGVGAVPHERPMGPSSLRSRCPVLCRAWHDDHQVWGFSEYVCSPFYPGCKPPEIVVKCLAAAAILFITTVNSLSVRLGSYVQNIFTAAKLVIVAIIIISGLVLLAQGNTKNFENSFEGAQLSVGAISLAFYNGLWAYDGWNQLNYITEELQNPYRNLPLAIVIGIPLVMACYILMNVSYFTVMTTTELLQSPAVAVTFGDRVLYPASWVVPLFVAFSTIGAANGTCFTAGRLIYVAGREGHMLKVLSYISVKRLTPAPAIIFYGVIATIYIIPGDINSLVNYFSFASWLFYGMTFLGLIVMRFKKKDLERPIKVPIVIPVLVTLISVFLVLAPIISKPEWEYLYCVLFILSGLIFYFLFVYFKFGWAQKISKPITMHLQMLMEVVPPEEEPE; encoded by the exons CTGGGCCTCATCAGTGGCATCTCCATCATCGTGGGCACCATCATCGGCTCCGGGATCTTCATCTCCCCCAAGTCTGTGCTCAGCAACACGGAAGCCGTGGGGCCCTGCCTCATCATATGGGCGGCTTGCGGGGTCCTCTCGACGCTGGGTAAAGAGACGTGGCTCCCTGGTGGGGCACACTAGGCAGGTGCTATCTGTGCCAGCCCTCGCCCTGCCGGGGTCCCTCTCGGCTCTTGTGTGGCAAACAGGTGTAAATCAGGCTGGTCTGAATGTCCAGCGGCTGGAGCTCAGGGCCATCTGGCAAGGGCACACTATGGTGGCCCTCCATATGAACACAGCCCCCCGGGGGAACACAGCCCCTGGGGTAGGGGCAGTGCCTCACGAGCGGCCTATGGGCCCTTCCTCTCTGCGTTCCAGGTGCCCTGTGCTATGCAGAGCTTGGCACGATGATCACCAAGTCTGGGG CTTCTCCGAGTACGTGTGCTCGCCCTTCTACCCAGGCTGCAAGCCTCCTGAAATTGTTGTGAAATGCCTGGCTGCTGCTGCCATCT TATTCATCACGACGGTGAACTCACTGAGCGTGCGGCTGGGAAGCTATGTCCAGAACATCTTCACTGCAGCCAAGCTGGTGATCGtggccatcatcatcatcagcgGGCTCGTGCTCCTGGCCCAAG GAAACACAAAGAATTTTGAGAATTCTTTCGAGGGCGCCCAGCTGTCTGTGGGAGCCATCAGTCTGGCATTTTACAATGGACTCTGGGCCTACGATGGATG GAATCAACTGAATTACATCACAGAAGAACTGCAAAACCCTTACAG AAACCTGCCCTTGGCCATTGTCATTGGGATCCCCCTGGTGATGGCATGCTACATCCTCATGAACGTGTCCTACTTCACCGTGATGACCACCACCGAGCTCCTGCAGTCCCCGGCCGTGGCTGTG ACATTTGGTGACCGTGTTCTCTATCCAGCTTCTTGGGTCGTTCCACTTTTTGTGGCATTTTCAACCATCGGTGCTGCTAATGGGACCTGCTTCACAGCGGGCAG ACTCATTTACGTGGCGGGCCGGGAGGGCCACATGCTCAAAGTGCTTTCTTACATCAGTGTCAAGCGCCTCACTCCAGCCCCTGCCATCATCTTTTAC GGTGTCATAGCAACTATTTATATCATCCCTGGTGACATAAACTCGTTAGTCAATTATTTCAGCTTTGCTTCGTGGCTCTTTTATGGCATGACGTTTCTAGGACTCATTGTgatgagatttaaaaagaaagacctgGAAAGGCCGATCAAG GTGCCCATAGTCATCCCTGTCCTGGTGACGCTCATCTCCGTGTTTTTGGTTCTGGCTCCGATCATCAGCAAACCCGAGTGGGAGTACCTCTACTGTGTGCTGTTTATCCTGAGCGGCCTTATATTTTACTTCCTGTTTGTCTACTTCAAGTTTGGATGGGCTCAGAAAATCTCAA AGCCGATTACCATGCACCTTCAGATGCTCATGGAAGTGGTCCCACCGGAGGAAGAACCTGAGTAA